In one window of Candidatus Sulfuricurvum sp. RIFRC-1 DNA:
- the argF gene encoding ornithine carbamoyltransferase: MRHFLTLKDYSKEEILEILELGLQIKQEVKAKVFTPHLANQTLAMIFEKSSTRTRVSFEVGMYQLGGHALFLSNRDIHLGRGEPVKDTARVISSMCDMVMIRTYEQSMLEEFSRNSKVPVINGLSDSYHPVQLLADYMTMMECGKDKNPIVAYVGDGNNMTHSWLMLASKLGFELRIATPKGYECDPAVIADALLFSEQSGAKIMVTNDPKEAVKGATVVTTDTWISMGQEEEKAQRIRAFEGYIVDEALMSLATEEAIFLHCLPAYRGVEVSEAVLEGAQSLIFEEAENRLHAQKGLMVWLNKHR, translated from the coding sequence GTGAGACATTTTTTGACCCTAAAAGATTACTCAAAAGAGGAAATTCTTGAAATTTTGGAGTTGGGCCTTCAAATTAAACAGGAAGTAAAAGCAAAAGTCTTTACTCCCCATCTTGCTAATCAGACATTGGCGATGATTTTTGAAAAAAGTTCTACCCGTACCCGTGTCAGTTTTGAGGTAGGGATGTATCAACTTGGCGGGCATGCACTGTTCCTTTCCAATCGTGATATCCATTTGGGTCGTGGGGAACCGGTTAAAGATACCGCGCGCGTTATCTCTTCGATGTGTGATATGGTGATGATCCGTACCTACGAGCAATCAATGCTTGAAGAGTTTTCCCGAAATTCCAAAGTCCCCGTTATTAATGGCCTCAGCGACAGTTATCATCCGGTTCAGCTTTTGGCTGATTATATGACAATGATGGAGTGCGGCAAAGATAAAAATCCGATCGTAGCCTATGTCGGTGACGGTAATAATATGACTCACTCATGGTTAATGCTAGCAAGCAAGCTTGGATTTGAACTTCGTATTGCAACCCCAAAAGGATATGAATGTGATCCTGCGGTTATCGCCGATGCTCTTTTGTTCAGTGAGCAAAGCGGTGCTAAAATCATGGTCACTAATGACCCCAAAGAGGCGGTCAAGGGAGCTACGGTTGTAACCACGGATACGTGGATTTCAATGGGGCAAGAAGAGGAAAAAGCACAGCGGATACGGGCCTTTGAAGGTTACATCGTAGACGAAGCCCTCATGTCATTAGCTACCGAAGAAGCAATATTCTTGCATTGTCTTCCGGCCTATCGCGGTGTTGAAGTGAGCGAAGCCGTATTAGAAGGGGCTCAAAGTTTGATTTTCGAAGAGGCAGAAAATCGTCTGCATGCACAAAAAGGGTTAATGGTTTGGTTAAATAAACATCGTTAG
- the ndk gene encoding nucleoside-diphosphate kinase: MEQTLSIIKPDAVAKGVIGKILDRFESNGLKIAAMKKVQLSRQDAEAFYAVHAARPFFNDLVDFMVSGPVVITVLEGENAVLTNRDLMGATNPKEAAAGTIRADFAENIDANAVHGSDSAENAAIEIAFFFSGREIS; encoded by the coding sequence ATGGAACAAACATTGTCAATCATCAAGCCAGACGCCGTAGCAAAAGGTGTCATCGGTAAAATTTTGGATCGTTTCGAAAGTAACGGCCTTAAAATCGCGGCTATGAAAAAAGTTCAACTCTCACGTCAAGACGCAGAAGCGTTTTACGCAGTACATGCTGCACGCCCTTTCTTCAACGACCTCGTTGATTTCATGGTAAGCGGCCCGGTTGTTATCACTGTTCTTGAAGGCGAAAACGCTGTTCTTACAAACCGTGATTTAATGGGTGCTACAAATCCTAAAGAAGCTGCAGCTGGAACTATCCGTGCTGATTTCGCTGAAAATATCGATGCTAATGCAGTCCACGGAAGTGACTCTGCTGAAAATGCGGCAATTGAAATCGCATTTTTCTTTTCAGGACGCGAAATTTCGTAA
- a CDS encoding phosphoribosyltransferase family protein, with protein sequence MIYYDYKRFCTDVQILSQQCKSFQPDAIIAIARGGMTLAHALSMNLETRNLQSIRVESYDGDAQRENVTILGTCDLSGSKRVLVVDDIVDSGQTLAALMPILHSEYPTCEFKTATLFTKSSALLQPDFSLHEATDWIDFFWERDYLQSN encoded by the coding sequence ATGATATACTATGATTATAAACGATTTTGTACCGACGTCCAAATCTTGAGCCAACAATGCAAATCCTTCCAACCGGATGCCATTATCGCCATTGCGCGTGGGGGGATGACGCTCGCGCATGCCCTCTCCATGAATTTGGAGACTCGTAATCTTCAAAGCATTCGCGTAGAGAGCTACGATGGTGATGCTCAACGTGAAAACGTGACGATTCTAGGAACGTGTGACCTTAGTGGCTCTAAACGGGTTCTCGTAGTCGACGATATTGTCGACAGCGGACAAACTCTCGCAGCTCTTATGCCTATTTTGCATTCCGAATATCCAACGTGTGAATTTAAAACGGCTACCCTTTTTACCAAATCTTCAGCACTGCTCCAACCCGACTTTTCCTTACATGAAGCTACGGATTGGATCGATTTCTTTTGGGAAAGAGATTATCTACAAAGCAATTAA
- a CDS encoding multiheme c-type cytochrome, with the protein MRSLWLLAVLSLSLCAAEVVKVGDKFKDSGKCKACHSHIVKQWEDSWHSKSHYDNDEYFRKTIDYVARKNNRKSLNSIKIECAVCHNPRISVTSTSAEYEAIAALNLDKDTAAAKALKSDTISEGINCVVCHNIDQIHDNLPDSKRGIHRVTWMKSGTMSGPYDDAKSPYHKVEPRDFMDNNPNQLCFVCHANDSSEEGHRFSNMQAEFVNGGRACVDCHMGPRKDGVAATLRDVNGKVKKRLIREHGFEGAHTEQMWQGALKVDARKSGANLAVTLTNPQPHALPSGFGSREIVIDAQYYSGTKALKSESLSLTSHYLTKRGKPTIPHLADKTVQNISIPALGSKTFTVPMAVGADQVVVVVSYRLVNDEVREILDLKDPIWSKKMVIKKLNVKL; encoded by the coding sequence ATGCGTTCATTATGGCTATTGGCTGTGTTAAGTTTGAGTCTCTGTGCTGCGGAAGTGGTAAAAGTTGGTGATAAGTTTAAAGATTCGGGTAAATGTAAAGCCTGTCATAGCCATATTGTAAAGCAGTGGGAAGACTCTTGGCACTCAAAATCCCATTACGATAACGATGAATACTTCCGAAAAACGATTGATTATGTTGCTCGAAAGAATAACCGAAAGTCGCTGAACAGCATTAAAATTGAGTGTGCTGTTTGTCACAATCCTCGCATTTCGGTTACTTCAACGTCTGCTGAATACGAAGCGATTGCCGCTTTGAATCTCGATAAAGATACGGCTGCAGCTAAAGCACTGAAAAGCGATACGATTTCCGAGGGGATTAACTGTGTGGTCTGCCATAACATTGACCAAATTCACGATAATCTTCCGGATTCAAAGCGGGGAATACATCGGGTAACATGGATGAAAAGCGGTACAATGAGCGGCCCTTATGATGATGCTAAATCCCCTTATCATAAAGTTGAGCCAAGAGATTTTATGGATAATAATCCTAATCAGCTCTGTTTTGTTTGTCATGCCAACGACTCGTCGGAAGAGGGGCACCGGTTTAGCAATATGCAAGCAGAGTTTGTCAATGGTGGGCGAGCGTGTGTTGATTGTCATATGGGGCCTCGAAAAGATGGTGTTGCAGCAACATTGCGAGATGTAAACGGAAAAGTAAAAAAACGTCTGATTCGTGAGCATGGTTTCGAAGGTGCCCATACTGAGCAAATGTGGCAGGGTGCGTTAAAAGTAGATGCTCGTAAATCAGGGGCAAATTTAGCGGTTACATTGACCAATCCTCAACCGCATGCGTTGCCAAGCGGATTTGGCTCACGTGAAATCGTGATTGATGCTCAATATTACAGCGGCACTAAAGCGCTTAAATCAGAAAGTTTGTCGTTGACTTCGCATTATCTAACCAAACGAGGTAAGCCGACAATCCCTCATTTGGCGGATAAAACGGTTCAAAATATCTCAATTCCAGCCCTTGGTTCTAAAACATTTACGGTACCTATGGCAGTGGGTGCGGATCAAGTGGTTGTTGTGGTTTCATATCGCTTGGTGAATGATGAAGTACGTGAAATATTGGATCTGAAAGATCCGATTTGGTCGAAGAAGATGGTGATTAAAAAATTAAATGTGAAACTCTAA
- the plsX gene encoding phosphate acyltransferase PlsX has translation MIRIAIDAMGGDFGPEPIVKGTLEALKEVKFQPILVGKKDEILSLLPKGYKDKILIVEADDVIDMGDAATDALKRQESSIYKAVELVRNGEADGVVSAGHSGATMTLATLRLGRLKNVLRPALVTSMPTKSGKRSILMDAGANVDCKAEHLFQFGIMGYYYAQDMFKLDNPRVGLLANGEEDSKGNEVTKETFKLLEGQKGFIGNVEGNNIFDGSCDVIVCDGFIGNLVLKASEGVASTISYFIKEYIRKSPVAITGALLMRKVFKLLKKQIDYAEIGGAPLVGIKGCAIVSHGKSNPKAIKNAIFQAIRYVNTGVNEHIENRLEELKK, from the coding sequence ATGATTAGAATTGCAATTGATGCAATGGGCGGGGACTTCGGTCCCGAACCGATTGTTAAAGGGACACTTGAAGCTCTCAAAGAAGTGAAGTTTCAACCAATTCTAGTTGGTAAAAAAGATGAGATCTTATCTTTATTACCCAAGGGCTATAAAGATAAGATTTTAATTGTCGAAGCGGATGACGTCATCGATATGGGTGATGCGGCTACCGATGCGCTTAAGCGCCAAGAGAGCTCAATCTACAAAGCGGTTGAGTTGGTCCGTAACGGTGAAGCTGACGGAGTTGTCAGTGCCGGACACAGCGGTGCGACCATGACATTGGCAACACTCCGACTCGGGCGTTTAAAAAATGTTTTGCGTCCTGCATTGGTAACTTCAATGCCGACCAAAAGCGGCAAACGCAGTATTTTGATGGATGCCGGTGCCAATGTTGACTGCAAAGCAGAACACCTTTTCCAATTTGGGATTATGGGATACTACTACGCTCAAGATATGTTTAAACTGGACAATCCGCGCGTCGGTTTGCTCGCCAACGGTGAAGAAGATTCTAAAGGAAACGAAGTTACCAAAGAGACTTTTAAGTTGCTCGAGGGACAAAAAGGATTTATCGGTAATGTCGAAGGTAACAATATCTTTGATGGCAGCTGTGACGTCATTGTATGTGACGGGTTCATCGGTAATCTTGTTCTCAAGGCTTCTGAGGGGGTAGCATCAACAATCAGCTACTTTATCAAAGAGTACATCCGCAAATCACCGGTAGCAATTACCGGCGCACTCTTAATGCGTAAGGTCTTTAAGTTACTTAAAAAGCAGATCGATTATGCTGAAATCGGCGGAGCACCGTTAGTCGGTATCAAAGGGTGTGCTATTGTCAGTCACGGTAAAAGCAACCCTAAAGCGATTAAAAATGCAATTTTTCAAGCCATTCGCTATGTTAATACCGGTGTAAATGAGCATATTGAGAATCGTCTCGAAGAGCTTAAAAAATAA
- the rpmF gene encoding 50S ribosomal protein L32 has translation MAVPKRRVSHSRAAKRRTHYKISLARPVKDKDGTYKLSHYVNPTTGEYK, from the coding sequence ATGGCAGTACCTAAAAGAAGAGTGAGTCATTCTCGCGCCGCAAAACGCAGAACTCACTATAAAATTTCTCTTGCACGTCCGGTTAAAGATAAAGACGGCACGTACAAATTGTCTCACTATGTCAATCCGACCACCGGTGAGTATAAATAA
- a CDS encoding YceD family protein, whose protein sequence is MKITFRKLGSQPLHFEANSDNAFFSGDLILKKSNLAQLNGTITGSISIPCDICAEVVEKSLHEDISFYLSDGIYEGNDEELDVVEIDRSMIDMEELLKSEIELIKSDYFCCKNCEGTSLDREF, encoded by the coding sequence ATGAAAATAACATTTAGAAAATTGGGATCACAACCGCTTCATTTTGAGGCAAATAGTGACAATGCATTTTTTTCGGGTGATTTAATCCTGAAAAAAAGCAATCTTGCCCAATTAAACGGTACAATTACAGGGAGTATTTCGATTCCTTGCGATATTTGTGCCGAAGTGGTAGAAAAATCTTTACATGAAGATATCTCTTTTTACCTAAGCGATGGGATATATGAAGGCAACGACGAAGAGTTGGATGTCGTCGAAATCGACCGATCAATGATTGATATGGAAGAGCTTCTCAAATCGGAAATCGAACTGATCAAAAGCGACTATTTTTGTTGCAAAAACTGCGAAGGAACCTCGTTAGATCGAGAGTTCTAA
- a CDS encoding 4Fe-4S dicluster domain-containing protein produces the protein MAVVINDTCINCGACIDECPVEAIVDEDDNPTGEEVYYVYADKCVECVGHHDEPACATACPTEGCITWDEIGASPSHRDDVTAEMRSSRANVVN, from the coding sequence ATGGCAGTAGTCATTAATGATACCTGTATTAACTGTGGCGCTTGCATCGACGAGTGTCCGGTAGAAGCGATCGTAGACGAGGACGATAACCCAACAGGTGAAGAAGTTTATTACGTTTACGCTGACAAATGTGTCGAGTGCGTCGGTCACCACGATGAGCCTGCATGTGCAACTGCCTGTCCGACTGAGGGTTGTATCACATGGGATGAAATCGGTGCAAGCCCATCTCACCGTGATGATGTTACCGCTGAAATGCGTTCTTCAAGAGCAAACGTCGTTAACTAA
- the ribA gene encoding GTP cyclohydrolase II: protein MNTQIHFEKSAIANLPSKYGHFKIRVYKEGIQEHLAIFTEHFEEQESPLVRIHSECLTGDTLGSIKCDCNNQLHKALKLIAEQGGLVIYHRQEGRNIGLLNKINAYCLQDQGRNTIEANIELGFAPDQRTYDVVKEIFNDFNLTKLRLLTNNPAKVNVVEELNVEITERVPVIIDPNPHNEGYLKVKKEQMGHII, encoded by the coding sequence ATGAATACACAAATACATTTCGAAAAATCTGCAATCGCCAATCTTCCCAGCAAATACGGGCATTTTAAAATCCGTGTTTACAAAGAGGGGATACAAGAACATTTAGCCATCTTTACCGAGCATTTCGAAGAACAGGAATCCCCGTTAGTTCGTATCCATTCCGAATGCCTGACCGGTGATACGTTAGGAAGCATCAAATGCGACTGTAACAATCAGTTACACAAAGCATTAAAATTGATCGCTGAACAAGGGGGCTTGGTCATTTACCATCGTCAAGAAGGACGTAATATCGGCCTTCTCAATAAAATCAACGCCTATTGCCTCCAAGATCAAGGACGTAATACGATCGAAGCCAATATCGAGCTTGGTTTTGCACCGGATCAACGTACCTATGATGTGGTCAAAGAGATATTCAACGATTTTAATCTTACAAAACTTCGTCTTCTGACCAACAATCCAGCCAAAGTCAACGTGGTGGAAGAGCTGAACGTCGAAATTACCGAACGAGTTCCTGTTATTATCGATCCAAACCCCCACAATGAAGGGTATTTAAAAGTTAAAAAAGAGCAGATGGGACACATCATTTAG
- the hemB gene encoding porphobilinogen synthase: protein MERFRRTRLNSHLRSLVRETHVGVNDFIYPLFVRPGEGIKNEVASMPGVYQMSLDEILKECELLQSLGIYSIILFGIPEVKDSVGSDALCDNGIIATAIRAIKRAYPKMFVVTDLCFCEYTDHGHCGILDHVHETVDNDLTLGISAQQALVHARAGADMIAPSGMMDGIITTLRDALDGGGYVNLPIMSYSTKFASGYYGPFRDVAESVPSFGDRSTYQMDPANRREAIRESLIDEAQGADILMVKPALAYLDIIRDIREASQLPLAVYNVSGEYAMLKHAGRAGLIDYNRVMMETMVGFKRAGADIIISYHAKEVAQLLS from the coding sequence ATGGAGCGTTTTCGCCGCACCCGTCTTAATTCACATCTTCGTTCATTGGTTCGTGAAACCCATGTCGGTGTGAATGATTTTATTTATCCGCTCTTCGTTAGACCAGGAGAAGGGATCAAAAACGAAGTTGCTTCAATGCCTGGCGTTTATCAGATGAGTCTGGATGAAATACTCAAAGAGTGTGAACTTCTTCAGTCACTCGGAATTTATTCGATTATTCTTTTCGGTATCCCTGAAGTAAAAGATTCGGTGGGCTCGGATGCCCTGTGCGATAACGGGATTATTGCGACAGCTATTCGAGCCATCAAACGCGCCTATCCTAAAATGTTCGTGGTAACGGATCTGTGTTTTTGCGAGTATACCGATCACGGTCACTGCGGAATACTGGATCACGTTCATGAGACGGTGGATAATGATTTGACACTTGGCATTTCAGCGCAGCAGGCGCTGGTGCATGCACGTGCAGGGGCTGATATGATTGCCCCATCAGGGATGATGGACGGGATTATTACGACATTGCGTGACGCTCTTGATGGGGGCGGATATGTGAATCTTCCCATTATGAGCTATTCGACAAAATTTGCGAGCGGCTATTACGGGCCGTTTCGGGATGTGGCCGAATCGGTTCCGAGTTTCGGTGATCGCTCTACCTATCAGATGGATCCGGCCAATCGTCGTGAAGCAATCCGTGAAAGCCTCATTGATGAAGCGCAGGGTGCCGATATCCTGATGGTAAAACCGGCGTTAGCGTATTTGGACATCATCCGCGATATTCGTGAAGCGTCTCAATTACCCCTTGCGGTGTATAACGTGAGCGGTGAATACGCGATGCTCAAACATGCAGGACGCGCGGGGTTGATCGATTATAACCGTGTGATGATGGAGACGATGGTAGGGTTTAAACGTGCCGGCGCTGACATTATCATCAGCTACCATGCTAAAGAAGTGGCACAACTTCTATCTTGA
- a CDS encoding DEAD/DEAH box helicase, with translation MNVIEEAITDENLVTFESFGLRKEIMQSINYAGFKTPSPIQQMVIPVIMEGRDVVGQAHTGTGKTAAFGLPALNKMHLKGGIEALIITPTRELANQVGDEIFKYGKHLGVRTVTIYGGSSYNRQMDLIERGAQVIIATPGRLLDMLSRNMLKGFTPSTVILDEADEMLDMGFLDDINEIFTYLPTERQTLLFSATMPAPIKQLAERILVNPFFASITKSETTNTDITQQYYVIEESERDDAIIRLMDSEDAKKTVVFCRTKKEVDRLSNVLSAAGYMAKGLHGDMEQRQRESVIKGLKTDAVDVLIATDVAARGLHIDDVTHVFNYHIPFDPESYVHRIGRTGRAGKKGVAITLVTPMEFKELQRIRAKVGTTMEHAYIPSKLDVKEAQVTRLVREIEKQHVYDEAHKVLDLLKQDYDQEQIAYKLISVLMERNTVAGPNNIGIAAERLEKILSNLSNRGDRGGQRSGGFNRNRNGGNRSGGGGYRGNNDRNAGGGERSGSGERSGGGERGGNDRGERSRSFSGQKPKPRY, from the coding sequence ATGAACGTAATAGAAGAAGCAATCACAGACGAAAACTTGGTAACATTTGAATCTTTCGGTCTTAGAAAAGAGATCATGCAAAGTATCAATTATGCCGGTTTCAAAACTCCAAGTCCGATCCAACAAATGGTTATTCCTGTTATTATGGAAGGGCGTGACGTCGTAGGACAAGCTCATACCGGTACAGGTAAAACAGCGGCATTCGGTCTTCCTGCATTGAATAAAATGCATTTAAAAGGGGGAATTGAAGCCCTTATCATCACTCCGACACGTGAACTTGCGAACCAAGTCGGTGATGAAATTTTCAAATACGGTAAACACCTCGGTGTTCGTACCGTAACAATTTACGGCGGAAGTTCGTATAACCGTCAAATGGATCTCATCGAGCGCGGCGCACAAGTTATCATCGCTACTCCGGGACGATTACTTGATATGTTGAGCCGTAATATGCTCAAAGGCTTTACCCCTTCAACCGTTATTTTGGATGAAGCAGACGAAATGCTCGATATGGGCTTTTTGGATGATATTAATGAGATTTTCACCTATTTGCCGACTGAGCGTCAAACATTGCTCTTCTCAGCAACTATGCCTGCTCCGATCAAACAATTGGCTGAGCGTATTTTGGTAAATCCATTTTTTGCATCAATCACCAAATCTGAGACAACGAACACGGATATTACGCAACAATATTATGTTATTGAAGAATCAGAACGTGATGATGCGATTATCCGTCTTATGGACTCAGAAGATGCGAAAAAAACCGTTGTATTCTGCCGAACCAAAAAAGAGGTTGATCGTCTCTCTAATGTCCTTTCAGCTGCAGGCTATATGGCAAAAGGACTACATGGTGACATGGAGCAACGTCAACGTGAAAGTGTTATCAAAGGGCTTAAAACCGATGCAGTTGATGTATTGATCGCGACAGACGTTGCGGCGCGCGGATTGCACATTGATGACGTTACTCACGTTTTCAACTACCATATCCCATTCGATCCTGAGAGTTATGTTCACCGTATCGGACGTACAGGACGTGCGGGTAAAAAAGGGGTTGCAATTACCCTTGTTACTCCAATGGAGTTTAAAGAACTTCAACGTATCCGTGCTAAAGTCGGTACCACAATGGAACACGCGTATATTCCAAGTAAATTGGATGTTAAAGAGGCGCAAGTTACCCGTTTGGTTCGTGAAATTGAAAAACAACATGTCTATGATGAAGCGCATAAAGTGCTTGATTTGTTGAAACAAGATTACGATCAAGAACAAATTGCCTATAAATTGATCTCTGTATTGATGGAACGCAATACCGTTGCAGGACCGAATAACATCGGTATCGCAGCGGAACGTTTGGAAAAAATTCTAAGCAACCTATCAAATCGTGGTGATCGTGGCGGACAACGCAGCGGCGGGTTTAACCGCAACCGTAATGGCGGAAACCGAAGCGGCGGAGGCGGATATCGTGGTAACAACGATCGCAATGCCGGTGGTGGCGAACGCAGTGGAAGCGGTGAGCGTAGCGGTGGCGGTGAACGCGGTGGAAATGACCGTGGTGAACGTTCACGCAGTTTCAGCGGACAAAAACCAAAACCTCGTTATTAA
- a CDS encoding beta-ketoacyl-ACP synthase III, which yields MYAAFRSIGAYVPSKILTNAELEVMVDTTDEWITKRTGIKERHIAAENETTSDMGVKAAEKAIERSGLDKSQIDMLICATISPDYFCMPSTATIIATKLGLEKVTAFDVSAACTGFVYALSIAKAFIESGMKKNVLIVGAERLSSITDYSDRGTCILFGDGAGSAVISATENKSEAIIDIHTGSDGSFADLLMTPNGGSGSVHDELDREAAGCFMRMKGNETFKVAVRTLTSDVIDILEQNNIASTEIKHFVPHQANYRIIKAVGDALDLKEEQVVLTVEKYGNTSGASIPMAINDIYESGRLQEGDLMLLDAFGGGLTWGSALVPFAGKGI from the coding sequence ATGTACGCTGCGTTTCGTTCTATCGGAGCTTATGTTCCCTCTAAAATCCTTACCAATGCTGAGCTTGAAGTAATGGTCGATACCACGGATGAGTGGATTACAAAACGTACCGGTATTAAAGAACGTCATATTGCTGCAGAAAACGAAACCACCAGCGATATGGGGGTGAAAGCAGCCGAAAAAGCGATTGAGCGTTCTGGACTCGATAAAAGCCAAATCGATATGCTCATCTGTGCAACAATCTCCCCTGATTATTTCTGTATGCCTTCAACGGCTACGATTATCGCTACCAAACTCGGATTGGAAAAAGTCACCGCTTTTGACGTATCCGCCGCATGCACCGGATTCGTCTATGCGCTAAGTATCGCAAAAGCCTTTATCGAATCGGGAATGAAAAAGAATGTCCTTATCGTTGGTGCAGAGAGACTGAGTAGTATTACTGATTACAGTGATCGCGGTACTTGCATCCTCTTTGGTGATGGTGCCGGATCAGCGGTTATCAGCGCTACCGAAAATAAATCCGAAGCCATCATCGATATCCATACGGGGTCTGATGGTTCATTTGCTGATTTGCTCATGACACCCAACGGCGGAAGCGGCTCAGTGCATGATGAGCTGGATCGTGAAGCGGCAGGGTGTTTTATGCGTATGAAAGGGAATGAAACCTTTAAAGTGGCGGTTCGTACCCTCACCAGCGATGTAATCGATATTTTAGAGCAAAATAATATTGCTTCTACAGAAATCAAGCATTTCGTACCGCATCAAGCCAATTACCGCATTATTAAAGCAGTCGGTGACGCCCTTGATCTCAAAGAGGAGCAAGTCGTTTTAACGGTAGAAAAATACGGTAATACCTCCGGTGCCTCTATCCCTATGGCTATCAATGATATCTATGAGTCAGGACGCTTGCAAGAGGGAGATTTGATGCTTCTCGATGCGTTTGGCGGCGGTTTAACATGGGGAAGTGCCTTAGTTCCGTTTGCCGGAAAAGGTATTTAG
- the metK gene encoding methionine adenosyltransferase, translated as MPKEYIFTSESVTEGHPDKMADQISDAILDYIIEHDPKARVACETLVSNGFCVIAGELKTTAYAPMQEIARQVVREIGYTDATYGFDYRSCAVLNGIGEQSPDINQGVDQEGGEIGAGDQGLMFGYACRETDVLMPLPIYLSHRLAERLAQVRKEGIIPYLRPDGKTQVSIRYVDDKPVSVETVVVSTQHAPEISQEKLHADVIEEVIKAVIPADLMSPNIVYHINPTGKFVIGGPQGDAGLTGRKIIVDTYGGACPHGGGAFSGKDPTKVDRSAAYAARYVAKNLVASGACEKATIQVSYAIGVVKPISIMVNSHGTSVVPEEKLEACVKELFNLTPKGIIESLDLLRPIYRKTAAYGHFGRELPEFTWEKTDKVDAIKAYLGL; from the coding sequence ATGCCTAAAGAATATATTTTCACCTCTGAATCCGTCACCGAAGGGCATCCCGATAAAATGGCCGATCAGATCAGTGATGCAATTCTTGATTACATCATTGAACATGATCCAAAAGCGCGTGTAGCGTGCGAAACCCTCGTATCTAACGGATTTTGTGTCATCGCCGGTGAGCTTAAAACAACGGCTTATGCTCCAATGCAAGAAATCGCCCGTCAAGTCGTCCGTGAAATCGGCTACACCGACGCGACCTACGGATTTGATTACCGCTCGTGCGCCGTCTTGAACGGTATCGGCGAACAATCACCCGACATCAACCAAGGGGTTGATCAAGAAGGGGGTGAAATCGGCGCAGGAGATCAAGGGCTTATGTTTGGTTACGCATGCCGCGAAACCGACGTTTTAATGCCATTGCCGATTTATCTCTCTCACCGTTTAGCGGAACGTTTAGCCCAAGTACGTAAAGAGGGGATTATCCCCTACCTTCGCCCTGATGGCAAAACACAAGTAAGCATTCGTTACGTTGATGACAAACCGGTGTCGGTTGAAACGGTTGTTGTCTCTACCCAACACGCTCCTGAAATTTCTCAGGAAAAGCTTCACGCCGATGTTATTGAAGAGGTTATAAAGGCTGTTATTCCAGCCGATTTGATGTCTCCGAATATCGTCTATCATATCAACCCGACCGGTAAATTTGTCATCGGCGGTCCACAAGGCGATGCAGGGCTGACGGGACGGAAAATTATCGTCGATACGTATGGTGGAGCTTGTCCTCATGGCGGCGGCGCATTCAGTGGAAAAGACCCGACCAAGGTTGACCGCTCAGCTGCCTATGCTGCACGTTATGTTGCTAAAAATCTTGTTGCATCGGGTGCATGCGAAAAAGCGACAATCCAAGTATCTTACGCCATCGGTGTTGTTAAACCTATTTCCATTATGGTCAATTCTCATGGAACCTCTGTTGTACCCGAAGAAAAACTCGAAGCGTGCGTCAAAGAGCTCTTTAACCTAACCCCAAAAGGGATTATAGAATCGCTTGATTTACTCCGCCCGATTTATCGTAAAACAGCAGCTTATGGTCATTTTGGACGTGAACTTCCTGAATTTACATGGGAAAAAACAGACAAAGTTGACGCAATTAAAGCCTACCTAGGGCTCTAA